In Phragmites australis chromosome 24, lpPhrAust1.1, whole genome shotgun sequence, the following are encoded in one genomic region:
- the LOC133907210 gene encoding geraniol 8-hydroxylase-like, translated as MAAAARLINTASDVICIPAITDVSFTFDRTSSISGIRSSTAPSGSFIEHPNISSSPTSNDADGRAMLKPAGGSSSGQARAALGTFGGRKSTTHSSTARERTTRLLAVELPIVGSLHLLGNQPHRSLARLSKIYGPLMSLRMGSVTTVVVSSPEVAREFLQRHDAVFTNRSVPDATGNHSRNSVAWLPNEPRWRALRKSMGTELFSPHRLDALQHLRRDKVQELVHHVGRLASNGEAVNVGRVAFITSLNLVSRTIFSRDMTSLDDHGGSKEFQELVVGIMEAVGSPNLSDFFPALAGADLQGWRRRLARLFARQHRIFDTEIDGRLRGRETGEPRKNDFLDLLLDVAAKDDNTAGLDRDTLRSMFTDVKLSYTEADLHLVCPCLYIQTLS; from the exons atggcTGCGGCTGCTCGGTTGATCAACACCGCATCCGACGTCATCTGTATCCCTGCAATCACAGATGTTAGCTTTACCTTTGATCGGACCTCTTCGATCAGCGGCATCCGGTCGTCAACGGCGCCATCAGGTTCCTTCATCGAGCATCCCAACATCAGCTCATCTCCGACAAGCAATGATGCTGACGGCCGCGCAATGTTAAAGCCGGCTGGAGGATCTAGCTCCGGCCAAGCCCGAGCGGCTCTTGGAACATTCGGTGGCCGGAAGTCGACCACCCACTCCTCGACCGCACGCGAAAGAACCACCCGACTTCTCGCCGTCGAACTGCCCATCGTCGGCAGCCTCCACCTACTCGGCAACCAGCCGCACCGGTCTCTTGCCCGCCTCAGTAAAATCTACGGCCCGCTCATGTCCCTGCGCATGGGCTCGGTCACCACGGTGGTCGTCTCCTCCCCTGAGGTCGCCCGCGAGTTCCTGCAGAGGCACGACGCCGTCTTCACCAACAGGTCTGTGCCGGATGCCACCGGCAACCATTCCAGGAACTCCGTGGCCTGGCTTCCGAACGAGCCACGCTGGCGCGCGCTCCGGAAGAGCATGGGCACCGAGCTGTTCTCGCCGCACAGGCTGGACGCCCTCCAGCACCTGCGGCGGGACAAGGTGCAGGAGCTCGTGCACCACGTCGGGCGGCTTGCTAGCAATGGAGAGGCGGTGAACGTCGGCCGCGTAGCCTTCATCACGAGTCTGAATCTTGTCTCGCGCACCATCTTCTCCCGAGACATGACTAGCCTCGACGACCATGGAGGGTCGAAGGAGTTCCAAGAATTGGTAGTAGGCATCATGGAGGCTGTGGGGAGCCCGAACTTGTCGGACTTCTTCCCGGCGCTCGCCGGGGCCGACCTGCAAGGTTGGCGCCGGAGGTTGGCGCGGCTGTTTGCACGGCAGCACCGAATCTTCGACACGGAGATAGACGGGAGGCTGCGTGGCCGCGAGACTGGTGAGCCGAGGAAGAACGACTTTCTCGACCTGTTGCTTGATGTCGCCGCGAAGGACGATAACACGGCGGGGCTGGACCGCGACACGCTCCGGTCAATGTTCACG GATGTGAAACTAAGTTACACAGAGGCTGATTTGCACTTGGTGTGCCCTTGTTTATACATTCAAACTTTAAGTTGA
- the LOC133907590 gene encoding geraniol 8-hydroxylase-like: MAALLPWLAWFIITLLAVYILNLLAQARRGLPPGPRPLPIVGSLHLLGNQPHRSLARLSKIYGPLMSLRMGSVTTVVVSSPEVAREFLQRHDAVFTNRSVPDATGNHSRNSVAWLPNEPRWRALRKSMGTELFSPHRLDALQHLRRDKVQELVHHVGRLASNGEAVNVGRVAFITSLNLVSRTIFSRDMTSLDDHGGSKEFQELVVGIMEAVGSPNLSDFFPALAGADLQGWRRRLARLFARQHRIFDTEIDGRLRGRETGEPRKNDFLDLLLDVAAKDDNTAGLDRDTLRSMFTDLFSAGSDTSSSTVEWAMVELLQNPFSMANACDELARVIGSGKSIQESDIGKLPYLQAVIKETFRLHPPAPLLLPRHAQVEIKIMGYTISKGSRVLVNVWAMGRDKAIWPEPDKFMPQRFLDRTVDLRGGDFELIPFGGGRRVCPGMPLAIRMVHLLLASLLHHFKWSLPVEAERNGVDMTEKFGVTLTKAVPLCAIATPI; the protein is encoded by the exons ATGGCAGCGCTCCTTCCGTGGCTGGCATGGTTCATCATCACCCTCCTCGCCGTCTACATCCTCAACCTCCTCGCACAAGCCCGTCGTGGTCTCCCACCGGGACCGCGTCCGCTGCCCATCGTCGGCAGCCTCCACCTACTCGGCAACCAGCCGCACCGGTCTCTTGCCCGCCTCAGTAAAATCTACGGCCCGCTCATGTCCCTGCGCATGGGCTCGGTCACCACGGTGGTCGTCTCCTCCCCTGAGGTCGCCCGCGAGTTCCTGCAGAGGCACGACGCCGTCTTCACCAACAGGTCTGTGCCGGATGCCACCGGCAACCATTCCAGGAACTCCGTGGCCTGGCTTCCGAACGAGCCACGCTGGCGCGCGCTCCGGAAGAGCATGGGCACCGAGCTGTTCTCGCCGCACAGGCTGGACGCCCTCCAGCACCTGCGGCGGGACAAGGTGCAGGAGCTCGTGCACCACGTCGGGCGGCTTGCTAGCAATGGAGAGGCGGTGAACGTCGGCCGCGTAGCCTTCATCACGAGTCTGAATCTTGTCTCGCGCACCATCTTCTCCCGAGACATGACTAGCCTCGACGACCATGGAGGGTCGAAGGAGTTCCAAGAATTGGTGGTAGGCATCATGGAGGCTGTGGGGAGCCCGAACTTGTCGGACTTCTTCCCGGCGCTCGCCGGGGCCGACCTGCAAGGTTGGCGCCGGAGGTTGGCGCGGCTGTTTGCACGGCAGCACCGAATCTTCGACACGGAGATAGACGGGAGGCTGCGTGGCCGCGAGACAGGTGAGCCGAGGAAGAACGACTTTCTCGACCTGTTGCTTGATGTCGCCGCGAAGGACGATAACACGGCGGGGCTGGACCGCGACACGCTCCGGTCAATGTTCACG GATTTGTTTTCAGCTGGGAGTGATACAAGCTCTAGCACAGTGGAATGGGCCATGGTGGAATTGCTTCAGAACCCATTTTCAATGGCTAATGCTTGCGATGAGCTTGCGAGAGTTATAGGCTCAGGGAAAAGCATCCAAGAATCTGATATCGGCAAGTTGCCCTATCTTCAAGCCGTTATAAAAGAAACATTTCGATTGCATCCTCCTGCTCCGCTGTTGCTACCACGTCATGCTCAAGTTGAGATAAAAATTATGGGTTACACAATTTCTAAAGGTTCTCGTGTGCTGGTAAATGTGTGGGCGATGGGCCGAGATAAAGCAATATGGCCTGAACCTGACAAATTTATGCCCCAGAGATTTTTGGACAGGACTGTTGACTTAAGGGGTGGAGACTTTGAGCTCATCCCATTTGGTGGGGGACGTCGAGTCTGCCCCGGAATGCCCTTGGCTATTAGGATGGTGCATCTGCTCCTCGCATCGCTGTTACATCACTTCAAGTGGAGTCTCCCAGTTGAGGCCGAAAGAAATGGGGTTGATATGACCGAAAAATTTGGGGTGACACTGACAAAGGCCGTACCTCTTTGTGCTATAGCTACGCCAATCTGA